A window of Pectinophora gossypiella chromosome 12, ilPecGoss1.1, whole genome shotgun sequence contains these coding sequences:
- the LOC126371325 gene encoding circadian clock-controlled protein daywake-like: MCERYFYIFACILATSSFVNADLAPFLKKCHASDSKCAKEAAQAAIPIYTAGLPDLGVAPLDPLKIDKLDASTQGLKLTLTDVTVTGLKGCTVKKLQRDAAKWKLFVKVLCDINLEGTYDMDGNLLVLPIQGNGPVHVKLRQIQITAEIDFEEKTQKDGQVHWHAKGFKHSYELKEKADVVFENLFNGNEVLGRAARELIASNGNDIITEVGPPVIKKVITKLRDNINSFFRKVPVEDLVLD, from the exons ATGTGTGAAcggtatttttacatttttgcgTGTATTTTGGCGACATCCAGTTTTGTAAACGCTGACTTAG CGCCATTCCTAAAGAAGTGCCACGCGTCGGACTCGAAATGCGCTAAAGAAGCGGCGCAAGCGGCCATCCCTATCTACACAGCGGGGTTGCCAGACCTCGGCGTGGCTCCCCTGGACCCTCTGAAAATTGACAAGCTGGACGCCAGCACCCAAGGCCTCAAGCTGACCCTCACCGACGTCACTGTCACCGGACTCAAAGGCTGCACTGTCAAGAAGTTACA GCGCGATGCTGCGAAATGGAAGTTGTTCGTGAAGGTCCTCTGCGACATCAACCTCGAGGGTACATACGACATGGACGGGAACCTACTCGTCCTGCCAATCCAAGGAAACGGACCCGTGCATGTCAAACTAC GCCAGATCCAGATCACGGCAGAAATTGACTTTGAAGAGAAAACCCAGAAAGACGGACAGGTTCACTGGCATGCCAAAGGCTTCAAACACTCGTACGAACTGAAAGAGAAGGCTGATGTCGTCTTCGAAAACCTCTTCAACGGAAACGAAGTATTAG GTCGCGCAGCAAGGGAACTGATCGCCAGTAATGGCAACGACATCATCACAGAGGTCGGCCCGCCGGTCATCAAGAAAGTCATCACGAAACTCCGTGACAACATCAACTCTTTCTTCCGCAAAGTGCCCGTTGAAGACCTGGTCTTAGACTAA
- the LOC126371327 gene encoding circadian clock-controlled protein daywake-like: MLSYNLLPKFILFVCVTNAAGQIIQPCNIDDEPCIAKSANIALKKIADGVPDVGVEVLDPLHVDKIDGDLANLKYTLTDNTIKGFKDCEISNVKLDLDNMKILFDLECSNLRINGDYVINGRLIILPIEGEGTFSIIAKKYFITMDTDIKKVAGKDGKDHLSIKNFKSTLEGRDGLTYDFKNLFHGQKDLSDAVHKFANENWKEVADFVQGPVLNSCLKKIINQVNKYLKTVPYEDLFLH, encoded by the exons ATGTTGTCTTACAATTTGCTTCCTAAGTTTATTCTGTTTGTTTGTGTAACAAATGCTGCAG GTCAAATAATCCAACCGTGTAACATAGACGATGAACCATGCATCGCCAAGTCAGCGAATATAGCGCTGAAGAAAATAGCTGACGGTGTACCTGATGTGGGAGTGGAGGTGCTGGATCCTCTGCATGTAGACAAGATTGATGGAGACTTAGCAAACCTGAAGTACACTCTCACTGACAACACCATCAAAGGGTTTAAAGACTGCGAGATCAGTAATGTGAA ATTGGACTTGGACAATATGAAAATACTTTTCGACCTGGAGTGCTCTAACCTGCGTATCAACGGCGACTACGTCATCAACGGCCGCCTCATCATCCTACCCATCGAAGGAGAAGGAACATTCTCCATTATTGCCA aaaaatattttataacaatggACACAGATATTAAAAAGGTCGCGGGGAAGGATGGAAAAGATCATCTGTCTATTAAAAACTTCAAATCTACTTTAGAAGGCAGAGATGGATTGACGTACGATTTCAAAAATCTGTTCCATGGACAGAAGGATCTAT CTGATGCCGTCCACAAGTTTGCAAACGAAAACTGGAAAGAAGTGGCTGATTTCGTCCAGGGACCCGTTCTTAACAGCTGTTTGAAGAAAATCATCAATCAGGTGAACAAGTACCTGAAAACCGTACCTTATGAAGACCTTTTCTTGCATTAG
- the LOC126371626 gene encoding circadian clock-controlled protein daywake-like yields the protein MFLLKVIFVVISIIRLKVESIQPCKTDDQTCINNSANAAYAQIIDGVQSAGIERIDPMVIDTIDGDLSGLKFKLTGTIVQGFKECVLKHVKLDLDNMSLTIDMTCPWMSMTGHYEMSGRLIVLEIRGEGDYSIKSGRYNIGLECQLKKVKGKDGKEHLNIKTFKPTLTAEEPVAFDFKNLFNGQKELADAVLMFANENWKEVADLLQGPVFNADFKKIISNTNKYLKTVTFEDLFIQ from the exons ATGTTTCTGTTGAAGGTGATTTTCGTCGTTATTTCAATAATACGTTTAAAAG TTGAAAGTATCCAGCCATGCAAAACAGACGATCAGACGTGCATCAACAATTCGGCGAACGCAGCATATGCACAGATCATAGATGGTGTACAATCAGCAGGGATCGAACGCATAGACCCTATGGTTATTGACACTATTGATGGAGACCTGTCCGGTTTGAAGTTCAAGCTTACAGGTACTATCGTGCAGGGATTCAAAGAGTGCGTCTTAAAACATGTGAA GTTGGACTTGGACAACATGAGTTTGACAATCGACATGACGTGCCCTTGGATGTCGATGACAGGACATTATGAGATGAGTGGACGTCTCATTGTGCTAGAAATCAGAGGTGAAGGGGACTACAGCATCAAAAGTG GGAGATACAACATAGGTCTGGAATGTCAACTCAAGAAAGTTAAAGGTAAAGACGGCAAGGAGCATCTGAACATCAAAACCTTCAAACCTACATTGACGGCCGAAGAACCAGTTGCATTCGACTTCAAAAACTTGTTCAACGGTCAGAAGGAACTAg CGGATGCCGTTCTGATGTTTGCGAATGAGAATTGGAAGGAGGTCGCCGATCTCCTGCAAGGCCCTGTATTCAACGCAGACTTCAAGAAAATCATCAGCAACACTAATAAGTACCTGAAAACCGTTACTTTCGAAGATTTATTTATACagtga
- the LOC126371627 gene encoding uncharacterized protein LOC126371627 — MFLVNTFVLVLCIGASFSDPIQSIVPCHKNDHACMTTSAKATLPIFATGFPDFGVESSDPLILNEIIGDLSTLKYKFTDTIVTGLKNCDVHDVKLNLDNSHLHYELTCKNVVMRGQYIIGGKLFVLPVEGKGAYEIHCKKYEFVIDADVKLVKGNDGTQHLAIKKYKFTSDAQEGIVYDFKNLFNGQKDLAETVLKFANQNWKEVANFVQEPAVVAVIKKITENLNKFLKIIPVDNLFSLVKKTPTMFLLKLCFAIICVTSIKAQPCNVYDQGCITRSANRAYAKIIAGIPSAGVKVLDPMYHEMIEGDLSVLKFKLTNSTVRGFKDCFLNNVKMDMNKMNTQIDMTCPWIQISGQYVINGRLIMLDVQGDGDYSMKSGRYRIGLDCDIKKVKCKDGKDHLKIKNFKSKYVAEERVEFDFKNLFNGNKLLGDTVLKFANGNWKEVSEFLQSPVMNAHIKKIMSNANKYFKTVPLENMITY, encoded by the exons ATGTTTTTAGTAAACACTTTTGTCCTTGTTTTGTGCATCGGTGCTTCCTTTTCTGATCCCA ttCAATCAATAGTACCGTGCCATAAGAATGACCACGCTTGCATGACAACATCGGCTAAGGCAACCCTGCCCATATTTGCCACTGGATTTCCAGACTTTGGAGTGGAATCCTCAGATCCTCTGATCCTGAACGAGATTATCGGAGACTTGTCCACTTTGAAGTATAAGTTCACTGATACCATTGTCACTGGACTCAAAAACTGCGATGTTCATGATGTAAA GTTGAACTTAGACAACTCACATCTACACTACGAATTGACGTGCAAAAATGTTGTGATGCGAGGCCAGTACATCATAGGGGGTAAACTCTTCGTTTTACCCGTAGAAGGAAAAGGCGCGTATGAAATACATTGCA aaaaatacGAATTTGTAATAGACGCTGATGTAAAACTAGTAAAAGGAAATGACGGCACACAACACCTAGCGATAAAGAAGTACAAATTCACCTCTGACGCTCAAGAGGGCATCGTCTACGACTTTAAAAACTTGTTCAACGGACAAAAGGACTTAG ctgAAACAGTTCTGAAGTTTGCCAACCAAAACTGGAAAGAAGTTGCTAACTTTGTTCAagagccagcagtagtagctgtaataaagaaaattaccGAAAACCTTAACAAGTTCCTGAAAATCATACCAGTTGACAACTTA TTTAGTTTGGTCAAAAAGACGCCCACCATGTTCCTCTTGAAATTGTGTTTTGCTATCATTTGTGTGACTAGTATAAAAG CCCAACCATGCAACGTTTATGACCAGGGATGCATCACCAGATCGGCAAACAGGGCGTATGCAAAGATAATAGCTGGTATACCTTCAGCGGGTGTGAAAGTTTTAGACCCAATGTATCACGAGATGATAGAGGGTGACTTGTCAGTCTTGAAGTTCAAGCTCACCAACAGTACAGTCCGAGGATTTAAAGattgctttttaaataatgtGAA GATGGACATGAATAAAATGAACACGCAAATTGACATGACGTGTCCGTGGATTCAAATTTCTGGACAATATGTGATAAACGGACGCCTCATCATGCTCGATGTTCAAGGAGATGGAGACTACAGCATGAAATCTG GACGGTACCGTATAGGATTGGACTGTGATATCAAAAAAGTGAAATGCAAGGACGGGAAGGATCatctcaaaataaaaaatttcaaaTCGAAATACGTTGCTGAAGAAAGAGTCGAATTTGATTTCAAAAACTTGTTCAATGGAAATAAGTTGCTag gtGATACTGTTCTTAAGTTTGCAAACGGAAACTGGAAGGAAGTTTCTGAATTCCTGCAAAGCCCAGTCATGAACGCACACATCAagaaaattatgtccaacgccAATAAATACTTCAAGACGGTTCCCTTGGAAAACATGATTACATATTAA